CGTACCGGCTCGTGTACCGCGACCGCGAGACGATCATGAAGCACAAGTGGGCGTCGATCTACGTGCCGCTCATTCTGATCGCGTACATCGCGTTCGCGGTGATGGAGATCCAGTACTTCCTCCCGCAGGGCTGCACCGAAGCGATTCAAGCGAACGTCGCCGGCGCGGCTTGCCGGCCACTGCTCATGACGCTCCTCATCGCCATCGCGAGCGGATATCTCGCGTGGCATTACACCGGCCAGGTGTGGGGGATGATGGCGTCGTACGCCTACCTGGCCGGCGCCAAGTTCGAGAAGTCGGAGCGGCTGCTGATCCGCACGGGACTCCGCATCCTTCTCGCCTGGCACGTCTGCTGGTTCGTCTACACGCAGCTGGACAAGCCTTTCCGCGGCGCGGTGCGCCCAGTGTACATCGTGGTGAGCGCGGGAATCGGGCTGGCGTTCCTGCTCGGGGCGGTTGGGCTGTATCGGATGTGGCGCCGTACGGGGATGCTGCCGCCGGCACGCACCCTCGTCGCGTGGATCGCGCTGTTCGTCTGGTACGCGATGATGGCCCGCGACCCACGCGCGCTCTTCTGGATTCAGATCGCCCACGCGCTTCAGTACCTCGCGTTCCCGGTGCGCGTCGAGATCAACCGGACCCTCAGCGCTCGAGCCCGCGGCGCGACGCGGCTCGCGCGCCACATGGCGCTCTACGGGCTCGCGCTCCTCGTGGTGAGCGTCGTCGTGAGCCAAATCGTACCGGGGACGGCGATGAGCATCATCGGCAACGTGTTCGGCGAGGCGCCGGGCAAGTCCGCTCCGATCCTGCTCCTCATGTTCATCAACATTCACCACTACTTCACCGACGGCGTGATCTGGAAGATCAGCAACCCGGAGGTGAGGAAGGACCTGTTCGCGCACGTCGTGTCGGCCGACAAGACGGGAAGCGCCGGGGCCGGGGCCGGAGGCCCCGGAAAGGGCTCGAAAGGAGGAAAAACCGCCGGGGGCAAGCGAAACGCGCCGGTCAGCGGGGCGGCTGCGCGTCGCGTATGAGAGAGAGACCCCCACGGTCCTCGTCGCCCGAGCCAACCGAGAATGTCCATGCGCAGTCGTGCAGCCATCTTCGCGTCGTCACTGCTACTCATCGCCAGCGCTGCGGCGCCGGTGCAGGGTCAGGCACGGCGGCCAGTTCCGGCCACTAAGCCGGCCGAGCTCGTTTTCGTGGTCTCGCCGACGGGCAACGAGGCGCGGTATCGCGTCCGTGAGCAACTGGTCGGGTTCGATCTTCCGAACGATGCCGTCGGCATCACGAAGAACGTAACCGGACGGATCGTGGTAGGTCGCGACGGGAGGATCGTACGCGACAGCTCTCGCATCGTCGTCCAGGTCACGAGCCTCAAGAGCGACAAGACTCGGCGCGACGGATTCCTCCAGAAGAACACCCTCGAGACGTCGAAGTACCCGCAGGTCGAGTTGGTTCCGACGACGTTCGAGGGACTGACCGAAGGGATTCCGCCCGGTTCGACGACGACGTTCTCTCTCGTCGGCGATCTCACGGTGCGCGGAGTGACGCATCCAACGACCTGGCACGTAACCGCGCGCGCCGACGGATCGGACGTCGTCGGCTCGGCTGCCACCGTTTTTACCTTCAAGGACTTCGGCCTCGATCAGCCGCGCGTGCCCGTGCTTCTGAGCGTGGCCGACACG
The nucleotide sequence above comes from Gemmatimonadaceae bacterium. Encoded proteins:
- a CDS encoding YceI family protein yields the protein MRSRAAIFASSLLLIASAAAPVQGQARRPVPATKPAELVFVVSPTGNEARYRVREQLVGFDLPNDAVGITKNVTGRIVVGRDGRIVRDSSRIVVQVTSLKSDKTRRDGFLQKNTLETSKYPQVELVPTTFEGLTEGIPPGSTTTFSLVGDLTVRGVTHPTTWHVTARADGSDVVGSAATVFTFKDFGLDQPRVPVLLSVADTIKLEYDFRFSPEANP